One segment of Hippopotamus amphibius kiboko isolate mHipAmp2 chromosome 2, mHipAmp2.hap2, whole genome shotgun sequence DNA contains the following:
- the ABHD4 gene encoding (Lyso)-N-acylphosphatidylethanolamine lipase isoform X2 — protein sequence MGWLSSIQQGMFTMADDLEQQPQGWLSSWLPTWRPTSMSQLKNVEARILQCLQNKFLARYVSLPNQNKIWTVTVSPELRDRTPLVMVHGFGGGVGLWILNMDSLSARRTLHTFDLLGFGRSSRPTFPRDPEGAEDEFVTSIETWRETMGIPSMILLGHSLGGFLATSYSIKYPDRVKHLILVDPWGFPLRPTDPNQIRAPPTWVKAVASVLGRSNPLAVLRVAGPWGPGLVQRFRPDFKRKFADFFDDDTISEYIYHCNAQNPSGETAFKSMMESFGWARRPMLERIHLIRKDVPITMIYGANTWIDTSTGEKVKLQRPGSYVRDMPAEKLKMENEIIHMTCLRKS from the exons ATGGGCTGGCTCAGCTCGATCCAGCAGGGCATGTTTACTATGGCCGATGATCTGGAGCAGCA GCCTCAAGGCTGGCTGAgcagctggctgcccacttggcGCCCGACTTCCATGTCTCAGCTGAAAAATGTGGAAGCCAGGATCCTCCAGT GCCTCCAGAACAAGTTCCTGGCCCGATATGTGTCCCTCCCAAACCAGAACAAGATCTGGACAGTGACAGTGAGCCCCGAGCTCAGGGACCGCACCCCCCTGGTGATGGTGCATGGCTTCGGGGGCGGTGTGGGTCTCTGGATCCTCAACATGGATTCACTGAGCGCCCGTCGCACGCTGCACACCTTCGATCTGCTCGGCTTTGGGCGAAGCTCGAGGCCAACGTTCCCGAGGGATCCAGAGGGGGCCGAGGACGAGTTTGTGACCTCAATAGAGACGTGGCGGGAGACCATGGGGATCCCTAGTATGATCCTCCTGGGGCACAGTCTGGGAGGATTCCTGGCCACTTCCTACTCAATCAAGTACCCTGACAG aGTTAAACACCTCATCCTGGTGGATCCATGGGGCTTTCCCCTCCGACCAACTGACCCCAATCAGATCCGTGCACCCCCGACCTGGGTCAAGGCTGTGGCCTCTGTCCTAGGGCGTTCCAATCCACTGGCTGTTCTTCGAGTAGCTGGGCCCTGGG GGCCCGGCCTGGTACAACGATTCCGACCGGACTTCAAGCGCAAGTTTGCAGACTTCTTTGACGATGATACTATATCGGAGTATATCTACCACTGCAATGCACAGAATCCCAG TGGGGAGACGGCATTCAAAAGCATGATGGAGTCCTTCGGCTGGGCCCGGCGCCCCATGTTAGAGCGAATTCACTTGATTCGAAAAGATGTGCCCATCACCATGATCTATGGGGCCAACACCTGGATAGACACCAGCACGGGGGAAAAGGTGAAGCTGCAGCGGCCGGGTTCCTACGTGCGAGACATG CCTGCTGAGAAGCTCAAAATggaaaatgagataattcatatgACGTGCCTTAGGAAATCATAA
- the ABHD4 gene encoding (Lyso)-N-acylphosphatidylethanolamine lipase isoform X4 encodes MGWLSSIQQGMFTMADDLEQQPQGWLSSWLPTWRPTSMSQLKNVEARILQCLQNKFLARYVSLPNQNKIWTVTVSPELRDRTPLVMVHGFGGGVGLWILNMDSLSARRTLHTFDLLGFGRSSRPTFPRDPEGAEDEFVTSIETWRETMGIPSMILLGHSLGGFLATSYSIKYPDRVKHLILVDPWGFPLRPTDPNQIRAPPTWVKAVASVLGRSNPLAVLRVAGPWGPGLVQRFRPDFKRKFADFFDDDTISEYIYHCNAQNPSGETAFKSMMESFGWARRPMLERIHLIRKDVPITMIYGANTWIDTSTGEKVKLQRPGSYVRDMLWRARGKHT; translated from the exons ATGGGCTGGCTCAGCTCGATCCAGCAGGGCATGTTTACTATGGCCGATGATCTGGAGCAGCA GCCTCAAGGCTGGCTGAgcagctggctgcccacttggcGCCCGACTTCCATGTCTCAGCTGAAAAATGTGGAAGCCAGGATCCTCCAGT GCCTCCAGAACAAGTTCCTGGCCCGATATGTGTCCCTCCCAAACCAGAACAAGATCTGGACAGTGACAGTGAGCCCCGAGCTCAGGGACCGCACCCCCCTGGTGATGGTGCATGGCTTCGGGGGCGGTGTGGGTCTCTGGATCCTCAACATGGATTCACTGAGCGCCCGTCGCACGCTGCACACCTTCGATCTGCTCGGCTTTGGGCGAAGCTCGAGGCCAACGTTCCCGAGGGATCCAGAGGGGGCCGAGGACGAGTTTGTGACCTCAATAGAGACGTGGCGGGAGACCATGGGGATCCCTAGTATGATCCTCCTGGGGCACAGTCTGGGAGGATTCCTGGCCACTTCCTACTCAATCAAGTACCCTGACAG aGTTAAACACCTCATCCTGGTGGATCCATGGGGCTTTCCCCTCCGACCAACTGACCCCAATCAGATCCGTGCACCCCCGACCTGGGTCAAGGCTGTGGCCTCTGTCCTAGGGCGTTCCAATCCACTGGCTGTTCTTCGAGTAGCTGGGCCCTGGG GGCCCGGCCTGGTACAACGATTCCGACCGGACTTCAAGCGCAAGTTTGCAGACTTCTTTGACGATGATACTATATCGGAGTATATCTACCACTGCAATGCACAGAATCCCAG TGGGGAGACGGCATTCAAAAGCATGATGGAGTCCTTCGGCTGGGCCCGGCGCCCCATGTTAGAGCGAATTCACTTGATTCGAAAAGATGTGCCCATCACCATGATCTATGGGGCCAACACCTGGATAGACACCAGCACGGGGGAAAAGGTGAAGCTGCAGCGGCCGGGTTCCTACGTGCGAGACATG TTATGGCGGGCAAGAGGGAAACATACATGA
- the LOC130846662 gene encoding olfactory receptor 6J1: MENQSAGVIEFILLGFPLSRQVELLFLVLLLPTFLLTLLGNLLIVSIVLSYSRLHTPMYFFLCNLSILDILFTSVISPKALANLVSGDKTISFAGCISQCYFYFFLGTVEFLLLTVMSCDRYAAICYPLRYSTIMRPPVCIGTVVFSWVGGFLSVLFPTILISQLPFCDSNIINHFFCDSGPLLALACADTTAIELMDFMLSSTVILCCIVLVAYSYTYIILTIVRIPSASGRKKAFNTCASHLTTVVISGSITVFIYVTPSQKDSLEINKVPSVLSSVVAPFLNPFIYTLRNDMVLGVLRDVWVRVQAVLEKRMRSMLRSGLSSNSDHRGGASSSSSSLPGIYHANPQY; this comes from the coding sequence ATGGAGAATCAGAGTGCCGGTGTGATAGAGTTTATTTTGCTGGGATTTCCTCTCAGCAGGCAGGTGGAACTGCTGTTCCTGGTACTGCTGCTGCCCACGTTCCTGCTGACCCTCCTGGGGAACCTGCTGATCGTCTCCATCGTGCTGTCCTACTCccgcctccacacccccatgtacttcttcctgtgCAACCTCTCCATCCTGGACATCCTCTTCACCTCCGTCATTTCTCCAAAAGCACTGGCCAACTTAGTTTCTGGGGATAAAACCATATCCTTTGCTGGCTGTATCTCCCAGTGctatttctacttcttcctgggcACCGTAGAGTTTCTCCTGCTGACAGTCATGTCCTGTGACCGCTACGCTGCCATCTGCTACCCCCTGCGGTACAGCACCATCATGAGGCCTCCTGTCTGCATTGGGACCGTTGTGTTCTCTTGGGTGGGAGGCTTCCTATCGGTGCTCTTTCCAACCATCCTCATCTCCCAGCTGCCCTTCTGTGACTCCAACATCATTaaccacttcttctgtgacaGTGGGCCCTTGCTGGCCCTGGCCTGTGCGGACACCACTGCCATCGAGCTGATGGATTTTATGCTTTCGTCCACGGTCATCCTCTGCTGCATAGTCCTCGTGGCCTATTCCTATACGTACATCATCCTGACAATAGTGCGCATCCCTTCTGCAAGTGGAAGGAAGAAGGCCTTCAACACCTGTGCTTCCCACCTGACCACAGTTGTGATTTCTGGTAGCATCACAGTGTTCATCTATGTGACTCCCTCCCAGAAAGACTCTCTGGAGATCAACAAGGTCCCTTCAGTCCTGAGCAGTGTTGTGGCTCCATTCCTCAACCCCTTCATATATACTCTGAGGAATGACATGGTATTGGGGGTCCTCAGGGATGTGTGGGTCAGGGTTCAAGCAGTTTTGGAAAAGAGGATGAGGTCAATGCTGAGGAGTGGATTGTCCTCCAACAGCGACCACAGAGGAGGGGCTagttcctcttcctcttcactaCCAGGTATCTATCATGCAAATCCCCAGTATTAA
- the ABHD4 gene encoding (Lyso)-N-acylphosphatidylethanolamine lipase isoform X7 — protein sequence MWKPGSSSNKIWTVTVSPELRDRTPLVMVHGFGGGVGLWILNMDSLSARRTLHTFDLLGFGRSSRPTFPRDPEGAEDEFVTSIETWRETMGIPSMILLGHSLGGFLATSYSIKYPDRVKHLILVDPWGFPLRPTDPNQIRAPPTWVKAVASVLGRSNPLAVLRVAGPWGPGLVQRFRPDFKRKFADFFDDDTISEYIYHCNAQNPSGETAFKSMMESFGWARRPMLERIHLIRKDVPITMIYGANTWIDTSTGEKVKLQRPGSYVRDMEIEGASHHVYADQPHIFNAVVEEICDSVD from the exons ATGTGGAAGCCAGGATCCTCCAGT AACAAGATCTGGACAGTGACAGTGAGCCCCGAGCTCAGGGACCGCACCCCCCTGGTGATGGTGCATGGCTTCGGGGGCGGTGTGGGTCTCTGGATCCTCAACATGGATTCACTGAGCGCCCGTCGCACGCTGCACACCTTCGATCTGCTCGGCTTTGGGCGAAGCTCGAGGCCAACGTTCCCGAGGGATCCAGAGGGGGCCGAGGACGAGTTTGTGACCTCAATAGAGACGTGGCGGGAGACCATGGGGATCCCTAGTATGATCCTCCTGGGGCACAGTCTGGGAGGATTCCTGGCCACTTCCTACTCAATCAAGTACCCTGACAG aGTTAAACACCTCATCCTGGTGGATCCATGGGGCTTTCCCCTCCGACCAACTGACCCCAATCAGATCCGTGCACCCCCGACCTGGGTCAAGGCTGTGGCCTCTGTCCTAGGGCGTTCCAATCCACTGGCTGTTCTTCGAGTAGCTGGGCCCTGGG GGCCCGGCCTGGTACAACGATTCCGACCGGACTTCAAGCGCAAGTTTGCAGACTTCTTTGACGATGATACTATATCGGAGTATATCTACCACTGCAATGCACAGAATCCCAG TGGGGAGACGGCATTCAAAAGCATGATGGAGTCCTTCGGCTGGGCCCGGCGCCCCATGTTAGAGCGAATTCACTTGATTCGAAAAGATGTGCCCATCACCATGATCTATGGGGCCAACACCTGGATAGACACCAGCACGGGGGAAAAGGTGAAGCTGCAGCGGCCGGGTTCCTACGTGCGAGACATG GAGATCGAGGGCGCCTCGCACCACGTGTACGCAGACCAGCCGCACATCTTCAACGCAGTAGTGGAGGAGATCTGTGACTCGGTTGACTGA
- the ABHD4 gene encoding (Lyso)-N-acylphosphatidylethanolamine lipase isoform X1 has product MGWLSSIQQGMFTMADDLEQQPQGWLSSWLPTWRPTSMSQLKNVEARILQCLQNKFLARYVSLPNQNKIWTVTVSPELRDRTPLVMVHGFGGGVGLWILNMDSLSARRTLHTFDLLGFGRSSRPTFPRDPEGAEDEFVTSIETWRETMGIPSMILLGHSLGGFLATSYSIKYPDRVKHLILVDPWGFPLRPTDPNQIRAPPTWVKAVASVLGRSNPLAVLRVAGPWGPGLVQRFRPDFKRKFADFFDDDTISEYIYHCNAQNPSGETAFKSMMESFGWARRPMLERIHLIRKDVPITMIYGANTWIDTSTGEKVKLQRPGSYVRDMEIEGASHHVYADQPHIFNAVVEEICDSVD; this is encoded by the exons ATGGGCTGGCTCAGCTCGATCCAGCAGGGCATGTTTACTATGGCCGATGATCTGGAGCAGCA GCCTCAAGGCTGGCTGAgcagctggctgcccacttggcGCCCGACTTCCATGTCTCAGCTGAAAAATGTGGAAGCCAGGATCCTCCAGT GCCTCCAGAACAAGTTCCTGGCCCGATATGTGTCCCTCCCAAACCAGAACAAGATCTGGACAGTGACAGTGAGCCCCGAGCTCAGGGACCGCACCCCCCTGGTGATGGTGCATGGCTTCGGGGGCGGTGTGGGTCTCTGGATCCTCAACATGGATTCACTGAGCGCCCGTCGCACGCTGCACACCTTCGATCTGCTCGGCTTTGGGCGAAGCTCGAGGCCAACGTTCCCGAGGGATCCAGAGGGGGCCGAGGACGAGTTTGTGACCTCAATAGAGACGTGGCGGGAGACCATGGGGATCCCTAGTATGATCCTCCTGGGGCACAGTCTGGGAGGATTCCTGGCCACTTCCTACTCAATCAAGTACCCTGACAG aGTTAAACACCTCATCCTGGTGGATCCATGGGGCTTTCCCCTCCGACCAACTGACCCCAATCAGATCCGTGCACCCCCGACCTGGGTCAAGGCTGTGGCCTCTGTCCTAGGGCGTTCCAATCCACTGGCTGTTCTTCGAGTAGCTGGGCCCTGGG GGCCCGGCCTGGTACAACGATTCCGACCGGACTTCAAGCGCAAGTTTGCAGACTTCTTTGACGATGATACTATATCGGAGTATATCTACCACTGCAATGCACAGAATCCCAG TGGGGAGACGGCATTCAAAAGCATGATGGAGTCCTTCGGCTGGGCCCGGCGCCCCATGTTAGAGCGAATTCACTTGATTCGAAAAGATGTGCCCATCACCATGATCTATGGGGCCAACACCTGGATAGACACCAGCACGGGGGAAAAGGTGAAGCTGCAGCGGCCGGGTTCCTACGTGCGAGACATG GAGATCGAGGGCGCCTCGCACCACGTGTACGCAGACCAGCCGCACATCTTCAACGCAGTAGTGGAGGAGATCTGTGACTCGGTTGACTGA
- the ABHD4 gene encoding (Lyso)-N-acylphosphatidylethanolamine lipase isoform X3 has translation MKNPVPKEVRRPQDHRGLEQTSHPAQNPFCLTHHQGKGTLEGRDHPSQAKLMTKWLLCFFPPFPTPALISPVVLNREHAGHYFQCFTSSIFGGEAKISLKNICRAAHDAVPWVIPPFRKQTSVKLRLYTASRLAEQLAAHLAPDFHVSAEKCGSQDPPVVKHLILVDPWGFPLRPTDPNQIRAPPTWVKAVASVLGRSNPLAVLRVAGPWGPGLVQRFRPDFKRKFADFFDDDTISEYIYHCNAQNPSGETAFKSMMESFGWARRPMLERIHLIRKDVPITMIYGANTWIDTSTGEKVKLQRPGSYVRDMEIEGASHHVYADQPHIFNAVVEEICDSVD, from the exons atgaagaatccAGTGCCCAAAGAAGTTAGGAGACCTCAAGATCACAGAGGTCTGGAACAGACTTCTCACCCAGCACAGAACCCCTTCTGCCTCACTCACCATCAGGGTAAAGGCACCCTAGAGGGAAGAGACCACCCCAGCCAGGCTAAACTCATGACTAAGTGGCTGCTCTGCTTCTTTCCTCCattccccaccccagctctcaTCTCTCCAGTGGTATTGAACAGAGAGCATGCCGGGCATTATTTCCAGTGCTTCACCAGTAGCATTTTTGGTGGAGAGGCAAAGATCTCCCTGAAGAATATCTGCAGAGCAGCCCATGATGCTGTCCCTTGG GTCATACCTCCTTTCAGGAAACAGACCAGTGTGAAACTGCGGTTGTATACT GCCTCAAGGCTGGCTGAgcagctggctgcccacttggcGCCCGACTTCCATGTCTCAGCTGAAAAATGTGGAAGCCAGGATCCTCCAGT aGTTAAACACCTCATCCTGGTGGATCCATGGGGCTTTCCCCTCCGACCAACTGACCCCAATCAGATCCGTGCACCCCCGACCTGGGTCAAGGCTGTGGCCTCTGTCCTAGGGCGTTCCAATCCACTGGCTGTTCTTCGAGTAGCTGGGCCCTGGG GGCCCGGCCTGGTACAACGATTCCGACCGGACTTCAAGCGCAAGTTTGCAGACTTCTTTGACGATGATACTATATCGGAGTATATCTACCACTGCAATGCACAGAATCCCAG TGGGGAGACGGCATTCAAAAGCATGATGGAGTCCTTCGGCTGGGCCCGGCGCCCCATGTTAGAGCGAATTCACTTGATTCGAAAAGATGTGCCCATCACCATGATCTATGGGGCCAACACCTGGATAGACACCAGCACGGGGGAAAAGGTGAAGCTGCAGCGGCCGGGTTCCTACGTGCGAGACATG GAGATCGAGGGCGCCTCGCACCACGTGTACGCAGACCAGCCGCACATCTTCAACGCAGTAGTGGAGGAGATCTGTGACTCGGTTGACTGA
- the ABHD4 gene encoding (Lyso)-N-acylphosphatidylethanolamine lipase isoform X6, which translates to MIWSSSLQNKFLARYVSLPNQNKIWTVTVSPELRDRTPLVMVHGFGGGVGLWILNMDSLSARRTLHTFDLLGFGRSSRPTFPRDPEGAEDEFVTSIETWRETMGIPSMILLGHSLGGFLATSYSIKYPDRVKHLILVDPWGFPLRPTDPNQIRAPPTWVKAVASVLGRSNPLAVLRVAGPWGPGLVQRFRPDFKRKFADFFDDDTISEYIYHCNAQNPSGETAFKSMMESFGWARRPMLERIHLIRKDVPITMIYGANTWIDTSTGEKVKLQRPGSYVRDMEIEGASHHVYADQPHIFNAVVEEICDSVD; encoded by the exons ATGATCTGGAGCAGCA GCCTCCAGAACAAGTTCCTGGCCCGATATGTGTCCCTCCCAAACCAGAACAAGATCTGGACAGTGACAGTGAGCCCCGAGCTCAGGGACCGCACCCCCCTGGTGATGGTGCATGGCTTCGGGGGCGGTGTGGGTCTCTGGATCCTCAACATGGATTCACTGAGCGCCCGTCGCACGCTGCACACCTTCGATCTGCTCGGCTTTGGGCGAAGCTCGAGGCCAACGTTCCCGAGGGATCCAGAGGGGGCCGAGGACGAGTTTGTGACCTCAATAGAGACGTGGCGGGAGACCATGGGGATCCCTAGTATGATCCTCCTGGGGCACAGTCTGGGAGGATTCCTGGCCACTTCCTACTCAATCAAGTACCCTGACAG aGTTAAACACCTCATCCTGGTGGATCCATGGGGCTTTCCCCTCCGACCAACTGACCCCAATCAGATCCGTGCACCCCCGACCTGGGTCAAGGCTGTGGCCTCTGTCCTAGGGCGTTCCAATCCACTGGCTGTTCTTCGAGTAGCTGGGCCCTGGG GGCCCGGCCTGGTACAACGATTCCGACCGGACTTCAAGCGCAAGTTTGCAGACTTCTTTGACGATGATACTATATCGGAGTATATCTACCACTGCAATGCACAGAATCCCAG TGGGGAGACGGCATTCAAAAGCATGATGGAGTCCTTCGGCTGGGCCCGGCGCCCCATGTTAGAGCGAATTCACTTGATTCGAAAAGATGTGCCCATCACCATGATCTATGGGGCCAACACCTGGATAGACACCAGCACGGGGGAAAAGGTGAAGCTGCAGCGGCCGGGTTCCTACGTGCGAGACATG GAGATCGAGGGCGCCTCGCACCACGTGTACGCAGACCAGCCGCACATCTTCAACGCAGTAGTGGAGGAGATCTGTGACTCGGTTGACTGA
- the ABHD4 gene encoding (Lyso)-N-acylphosphatidylethanolamine lipase isoform X5: MSQLKNVEARILQCLQNKFLARYVSLPNQNKIWTVTVSPELRDRTPLVMVHGFGGGVGLWILNMDSLSARRTLHTFDLLGFGRSSRPTFPRDPEGAEDEFVTSIETWRETMGIPSMILLGHSLGGFLATSYSIKYPDRVKHLILVDPWGFPLRPTDPNQIRAPPTWVKAVASVLGRSNPLAVLRVAGPWGPGLVQRFRPDFKRKFADFFDDDTISEYIYHCNAQNPSGETAFKSMMESFGWARRPMLERIHLIRKDVPITMIYGANTWIDTSTGEKVKLQRPGSYVRDMEIEGASHHVYADQPHIFNAVVEEICDSVD; encoded by the exons ATGTCTCAGCTGAAAAATGTGGAAGCCAGGATCCTCCAGT GCCTCCAGAACAAGTTCCTGGCCCGATATGTGTCCCTCCCAAACCAGAACAAGATCTGGACAGTGACAGTGAGCCCCGAGCTCAGGGACCGCACCCCCCTGGTGATGGTGCATGGCTTCGGGGGCGGTGTGGGTCTCTGGATCCTCAACATGGATTCACTGAGCGCCCGTCGCACGCTGCACACCTTCGATCTGCTCGGCTTTGGGCGAAGCTCGAGGCCAACGTTCCCGAGGGATCCAGAGGGGGCCGAGGACGAGTTTGTGACCTCAATAGAGACGTGGCGGGAGACCATGGGGATCCCTAGTATGATCCTCCTGGGGCACAGTCTGGGAGGATTCCTGGCCACTTCCTACTCAATCAAGTACCCTGACAG aGTTAAACACCTCATCCTGGTGGATCCATGGGGCTTTCCCCTCCGACCAACTGACCCCAATCAGATCCGTGCACCCCCGACCTGGGTCAAGGCTGTGGCCTCTGTCCTAGGGCGTTCCAATCCACTGGCTGTTCTTCGAGTAGCTGGGCCCTGGG GGCCCGGCCTGGTACAACGATTCCGACCGGACTTCAAGCGCAAGTTTGCAGACTTCTTTGACGATGATACTATATCGGAGTATATCTACCACTGCAATGCACAGAATCCCAG TGGGGAGACGGCATTCAAAAGCATGATGGAGTCCTTCGGCTGGGCCCGGCGCCCCATGTTAGAGCGAATTCACTTGATTCGAAAAGATGTGCCCATCACCATGATCTATGGGGCCAACACCTGGATAGACACCAGCACGGGGGAAAAGGTGAAGCTGCAGCGGCCGGGTTCCTACGTGCGAGACATG GAGATCGAGGGCGCCTCGCACCACGTGTACGCAGACCAGCCGCACATCTTCAACGCAGTAGTGGAGGAGATCTGTGACTCGGTTGACTGA